From Halorubrum salinarum, one genomic window encodes:
- a CDS encoding ABC transporter ATP-binding protein has translation MMSDEPVLEVDNLHTQFNTREGTVHAVDGVSFTVDEGEIVGIVGESGSGKSVNALSLVRLEDPGTITEGSIRFRGTEMTEADDRAIRRIRGDGMAMVFQDPMETLNPVFRVGEQIEESLKIHENPGSQKLLDYLNVPLFSDSNERKERRNRVAELMEQVGIPHPHERLDDYPHEFSGGMRQRATLAIALAREPDLLIADEPTTALDVTIQAAILDRIEELRDKLGMSVVLISHDFGVIAEVCDRVLVMYGGEIMESGTTEQILTNPQHPYTRALLDCMPQNTQPKEPLRIIDGQVPNLKNPDTGCMFAPRCEHATEECRGNEIHDRNVDDGHRVACCNLGSVEGRTGVESEENRS, from the coding sequence ATGATGAGCGACGAGCCCGTCCTAGAGGTCGACAACCTCCACACGCAATTCAATACGCGCGAAGGGACCGTCCACGCCGTCGACGGCGTCTCCTTCACTGTCGACGAGGGAGAGATCGTGGGCATCGTCGGCGAGTCCGGCAGCGGGAAGTCCGTCAATGCGCTCTCGTTGGTCCGCCTCGAGGACCCTGGCACCATCACGGAGGGGTCGATCCGGTTCCGCGGGACCGAGATGACCGAGGCCGACGACCGAGCGATCCGCCGGATCCGGGGCGACGGGATGGCGATGGTGTTCCAGGACCCGATGGAGACGCTCAACCCCGTATTCCGCGTGGGCGAGCAGATCGAGGAATCGCTGAAGATCCATGAAAACCCGGGCTCTCAAAAATTGCTTGACTACCTGAACGTCCCGCTGTTCAGCGACAGCAACGAGCGCAAGGAGCGCCGCAACCGGGTGGCTGAACTGATGGAGCAGGTCGGGATTCCACATCCTCACGAGCGACTCGACGACTACCCACACGAGTTCTCCGGCGGGATGCGCCAGCGCGCGACGCTGGCGATCGCGCTGGCCCGCGAGCCCGACCTACTGATCGCCGACGAGCCGACGACAGCTCTGGACGTGACGATCCAGGCTGCGATCCTCGATCGGATCGAGGAGCTTCGAGACAAACTTGGGATGTCGGTCGTCCTGATCTCGCACGACTTCGGCGTCATCGCCGAGGTATGTGACCGTGTGCTGGTGATGTACGGCGGCGAGATCATGGAGTCGGGGACGACCGAACAGATCCTGACTAACCCGCAGCATCCGTACACGCGTGCGCTGCTCGACTGTATGCCACAGAACACCCAGCCCAAGGAGCCACTCCGGATCATCGACGGCCAGGTGCCGAACCTGAAGAACCCAGATACCGGCTGTATGTTCGCGCCGCGGTGTGAGCACGCAACCGAGGAGTGTCGTGGGAACGAGATACACGACCGGAACGTCGATGATGGCCACCGGGTGGCTTGCTGTAACCTCGGCAGTGTCGAGGGGCGAACGGGCGTCGAATCGGAGGAAAACCGCTCGTGA
- the nikC gene encoding nickel transporter permease, translated as MSEHRERSSFHPGRIGKVARSFWNSRKTKQFISNRLNLAGLFFVSLVVFAAVFAAPIKIVVFDWSIPIQPFSIAPYSPTEQDLLNRLAAPSLAHPMGTDQLGRDIFSRVLYGARISLRIAVTVVAITLSIGTVVGVTAGYFGGWIDEALMRLVDVLLSFPGLLLALVVAGILGPSLNNIMLALAVVGWTQYARVIRGETLSVKEKEYMQSAQLMGVSTPRLLIRHALPNVVTPVVVLATMDMAYVILGTAGLSFLGLGAQPPTPEWGTMLAGGRDYVTTAWWIVNFPGLAIMILVLGFNLLGDGLRDVLDPRDVGNVEGKGL; from the coding sequence ATGAGCGAGCACAGGGAGCGCAGCAGTTTCCATCCAGGGCGGATCGGCAAAGTCGCGCGATCGTTCTGGAACTCCAGAAAGACCAAGCAGTTCATCTCGAACCGGCTGAACCTGGCGGGGCTGTTCTTCGTGTCGCTGGTCGTGTTCGCGGCTGTGTTCGCGGCACCAATCAAGATCGTTGTCTTCGACTGGTCGATCCCGATCCAGCCGTTCTCAATCGCGCCCTACTCGCCGACCGAGCAAGACCTATTGAACCGACTCGCCGCCCCCTCGCTCGCCCACCCGATGGGAACAGACCAACTGGGTCGGGACATCTTCAGCCGGGTGCTGTACGGCGCGCGCATCTCGCTACGAATCGCCGTGACCGTCGTCGCGATCACGCTGTCCATCGGGACGGTCGTCGGTGTGACCGCGGGCTACTTCGGCGGCTGGATCGACGAGGCGCTGATGCGGCTAGTTGATGTCTTGCTGTCGTTCCCGGGGCTGCTGCTGGCGCTCGTCGTCGCCGGCATCCTCGGGCCCAGCCTCAACAACATCATGCTCGCCCTCGCGGTGGTGGGCTGGACGCAGTATGCCCGCGTCATCCGCGGGGAGACACTCTCGGTTAAGGAGAAGGAGTACATGCAGTCCGCCCAGCTCATGGGCGTCTCCACGCCGCGACTCCTGATTCGCCACGCCCTGCCGAACGTAGTCACGCCGGTCGTCGTCTTGGCGACGATGGACATGGCGTACGTGATTCTCGGTACTGCGGGGCTCTCCTTCCTCGGCCTCGGCGCGCAGCCGCCGACGCCCGAATGGGGGACGATGCTCGCGGGCGGCCGAGACTACGTCACGACCGCCTGGTGGATCGTCAACTTCCCTGGGCTGGCCATCATGATCCTGGTGCTTGGGTTCAATCTGCTCGGCGACGGGCTACGCGACGTGCTGGATCCGCGTGACGTGGGCAACGTGGAGGGGAAGGGCCTATGA
- a CDS encoding ABC transporter ATP-binding protein, with amino-acid sequence MSTEQPLVEADDISKEFPTDDSVLAELLGTGKYLQAVNSVSLAIKPGETLGLVGESGSGKSTLANLVTGLHEPTDGEVRFEGDPLPTATQRDRATLSDIGMVFQNPRGSLDPRITVRKAIKEPMHAAGWSRERREERANQLMEIVNLQQSFGSRYPYELSGGQAQRVAIARAIALDPKLLVLDEPVSALDVSVQAKILNLLIELQDELDLTYLFIAHDLNVVEHIADRVAVMYLGEIMESGPTRQLFEKPSHPYTETLLSAIPEVKPGGRSDRVVLTKDPPSPVDPPSGCVFHTRCPDAGDRCAEEEPTVTEIGDAESRCHFAEEVYERG; translated from the coding sequence GTGAGCACGGAGCAGCCCCTCGTCGAGGCCGACGACATCTCGAAGGAGTTCCCGACCGATGACTCGGTGCTGGCTGAGTTGCTCGGCACGGGGAAGTACCTCCAGGCCGTCAACAGCGTCTCGCTGGCGATCAAACCGGGCGAGACGCTCGGCCTAGTGGGCGAGTCCGGCAGCGGGAAGTCGACGCTCGCCAACCTTGTGACGGGCCTACACGAGCCGACCGACGGCGAAGTCCGATTTGAGGGGGATCCGCTTCCGACGGCGACCCAGCGCGACCGGGCCACGCTGTCGGACATCGGGATGGTGTTCCAGAACCCGCGTGGGAGTCTCGACCCGCGGATCACCGTCCGAAAGGCGATCAAGGAGCCGATGCACGCCGCGGGCTGGAGCCGCGAGCGCCGCGAGGAACGCGCGAACCAACTGATGGAGATTGTCAACCTTCAGCAGAGCTTCGGCAGCCGCTACCCCTACGAGCTGTCAGGCGGGCAAGCCCAGCGAGTGGCGATCGCTCGTGCGATCGCGCTCGACCCGAAGCTGCTCGTGCTCGACGAGCCGGTGTCTGCGCTCGACGTGAGCGTCCAGGCGAAGATCCTGAACCTCCTCATTGAACTACAGGACGAACTCGACCTCACGTACCTGTTCATCGCCCACGACCTGAACGTCGTCGAGCACATCGCCGACCGGGTCGCGGTAATGTATCTGGGTGAAATAATGGAAAGTGGACCGACCCGACAGCTGTTCGAAAAACCGAGTCACCCGTACACCGAGACGCTGCTCTCGGCCATCCCGGAGGTCAAACCAGGGGGACGATCCGACCGCGTGGTCCTCACGAAGGACCCACCGAGCCCGGTCGACCCTCCCTCCGGCTGTGTGTTCCACACCCGTTGTCCGGACGCTGGAGACCGCTGTGCCGAGGAGGAGCCCACAGTGACGGAGATCGGCGACGCCGAGTCGCGTTGTCACTTCGCCGAGGAGGTGTACGAGCGTGGGTAA
- a CDS encoding ABC transporter substrate-binding protein, whose amino-acid sequence MRKRLSRRKLLTGIGVGTTTAIAGCASGQDDETASDSSSGGENDTSTATGASESQLADELTVALPTDPTMGVWSVYGGVTPYYTNVLEPLIWVSDEMELVPWLASDWESTGEKSWEFTIRDGVTFHNGETLTAEHVVWSFETILNEWSYAPGWLHIKPENVTALDDRTVEFVTTDVFPTFPGTIAHNMVAVQHPDRSRDDKTVIGTGPYQVANREKGQRVETEAFDDYWNGEVRMQNMTFRVITDPTTRSLALENNEVDVAYAPPSSKIDSLEQNENTSVSTQTSPGAMYVGLHNYKAPTDDVKLRKALNRATSQETLVETILNGIGIPARGPIAKSIYWSGHESLPAYERDVEKASSLVEESSYDGETLNFLINNATPSGRTIASALQEWYSEIGVDVGIEQVEEAAFEDAVRNGDGHLVLESSGSNSGAADYLIYETFHSEGDVNERLYNENETGVYNPGSEVDTIIEEGFQTGDRDQKEQKYEQALQIIMEDEAAVVPLTYQEYVVGSYADVNGLDLRPINEMVRWTSTEHLE is encoded by the coding sequence ATGCGAAAGAGATTATCACGCAGGAAATTACTGACGGGTATTGGTGTCGGGACGACCACCGCAATCGCGGGTTGTGCCAGCGGCCAAGACGATGAAACCGCATCAGACTCCTCGAGCGGTGGGGAGAACGACACCTCCACTGCGACGGGTGCCTCGGAGTCACAGCTTGCCGACGAGCTCACAGTTGCGCTCCCCACCGATCCCACGATGGGGGTCTGGTCGGTCTACGGCGGCGTCACACCGTACTATACCAACGTACTCGAACCGCTCATCTGGGTGAGTGACGAGATGGAACTGGTCCCGTGGCTCGCCTCCGACTGGGAGTCGACGGGTGAGAAGTCTTGGGAGTTCACTATCCGTGACGGTGTGACCTTCCACAACGGCGAGACGCTCACCGCCGAACACGTCGTTTGGTCGTTCGAGACCATTCTAAATGAGTGGTCCTACGCGCCCGGGTGGCTCCACATCAAGCCTGAGAACGTCACCGCGCTCGACGATCGAACCGTCGAGTTTGTGACGACAGACGTGTTCCCGACGTTCCCCGGGACGATCGCACACAACATGGTTGCGGTCCAGCATCCGGACCGGAGCCGCGATGATAAAACCGTCATCGGCACTGGCCCGTATCAGGTGGCCAACCGTGAGAAGGGACAGCGCGTCGAGACCGAGGCCTTCGACGACTACTGGAACGGTGAAGTCCGGATGCAGAACATGACCTTCAGGGTGATAACCGACCCGACCACTCGATCGCTGGCGCTCGAGAACAACGAAGTTGACGTGGCATACGCGCCGCCGAGTTCGAAGATCGATTCGCTCGAGCAGAACGAGAATACCTCCGTCAGCACGCAAACATCTCCAGGGGCGATGTACGTCGGGCTCCACAACTACAAGGCGCCGACTGACGACGTGAAGCTCCGGAAGGCGCTCAACCGGGCTACCTCCCAGGAGACGCTGGTGGAGACGATCCTCAACGGCATCGGCATCCCGGCCCGCGGCCCGATCGCGAAGTCGATCTACTGGTCCGGCCACGAGAGCCTGCCCGCGTACGAACGCGATGTGGAGAAGGCGTCGTCGCTCGTTGAGGAGTCCTCTTACGACGGCGAGACGCTCAACTTCCTGATCAACAATGCGACCCCCAGCGGGCGAACGATCGCGTCGGCGCTTCAAGAGTGGTACTCCGAGATCGGCGTCGATGTCGGTATCGAGCAGGTCGAGGAAGCCGCTTTCGAGGACGCCGTTCGCAACGGCGACGGCCACCTCGTGCTCGAGAGCTCCGGCTCCAACAGCGGGGCCGCTGACTACCTCATCTACGAGACGTTCCACTCCGAGGGCGACGTGAACGAGCGCCTCTACAACGAGAACGAGACGGGGGTCTACAACCCCGGCAGCGAAGTCGACACCATCATTGAGGAAGGGTTCCAGACCGGTGACCGTGACCAGAAAGAGCAGAAGTACGAGCAGGCCCTCCAGATCATCATGGAGGATGAAGCCGCCGTGGTCCCGCTCACTTACCAGGAGTACGTCGTCGGCAGCTACGCGGATGTCAACGGCCTCGACCTCCGACCGATCAACGAGATGGTTCGCTGGACCTCCACTGAGCACCTCGAATAA
- the nikB gene encoding nickel ABC transporter permease, which translates to MLQFLIRRSATLLLVLFGVSVITFGLMFVTPGDPAETIMRQQMGGQSPSEEAVEEFRQEHGLDDPLPIQYVNWLADVATGDLRESYFQETKVSTMILNRAIPTLELAVAGIVVAVAISIPAGIISAIHQGQPPDYLSQFGALLGISMPNFWLGYLLIIMFSVHLDIFPVAGVGGLDHLVLPALTLGTGMAAIITRLMRSSMLEVLDEEYIQTAHSKGLRERIVVYKHALRNALIPVITIIGLQFGYVLNGAVVIEIVFQRPGLGNLLIQSIFSRDYPVVQGVVLVIGAIFVFTNFAVDITYRFVDPRISFEGGNQ; encoded by the coding sequence ATGCTACAATTTCTAATTCGACGGTCTGCGACGTTGTTACTGGTACTATTCGGCGTCTCAGTTATCACGTTCGGGCTGATGTTTGTGACGCCGGGTGATCCCGCCGAGACGATCATGCGCCAGCAGATGGGTGGCCAGTCGCCCTCTGAAGAGGCGGTCGAGGAGTTCCGGCAGGAGCACGGGCTAGACGACCCGCTCCCGATCCAGTACGTAAACTGGCTCGCCGACGTGGCCACCGGGGACCTCCGGGAGTCATACTTCCAAGAGACGAAGGTGAGTACGATGATACTGAACAGAGCGATACCGACACTTGAACTCGCAGTCGCGGGTATCGTCGTTGCTGTCGCGATCTCGATACCAGCGGGGATTATCAGTGCCATCCACCAGGGGCAACCACCTGACTACCTCAGCCAGTTTGGTGCGCTGCTCGGAATCTCGATGCCGAACTTCTGGTTGGGCTACCTGCTGATCATCATGTTCTCCGTCCACCTCGACATCTTCCCTGTCGCGGGGGTAGGGGGGTTGGATCACCTCGTGCTGCCCGCGCTCACCCTCGGGACGGGGATGGCGGCCATCATCACGCGGTTGATGCGGTCGTCGATGCTCGAGGTGCTCGACGAGGAGTACATCCAGACAGCACACTCGAAGGGGCTACGTGAACGCATCGTCGTCTACAAACACGCCCTCCGGAACGCGCTGATCCCAGTGATAACCATCATCGGGCTACAGTTCGGCTACGTGCTCAACGGCGCCGTCGTCATCGAAATCGTGTTCCAGCGGCCGGGGCTGGGGAACCTCCTCATCCAGTCGATCTTCAGCCGAGACTACCCGGTCGTGCAGGGAGTCGTGCTGGTGATCGGGGCTATCTTCGTGTTCACCAACTTCGCGGTCGACATCACCTACCGCTTTGTCGATCCGCGGATCTCCTTCGAGGGGGGGAACCAATGA